GCGTCTCCGCGATCAGCCACTCCCAGAAGGCAAACGGCTTGGTGTGCGGGTTGTCCACGCGGAAGATCCGGACGTCGCGGTCGACCCAGCAGCGGACGATGCTCCGCAGCTCCTCCCACAGCGCGCGCCAGCCGGCGGTCTCGAAGTCGAACGGATAGATGTCCTGATACTTCTTGGGGGGATTCTCCGCGTACTGAACGGTGCCGTCCGGTCGCCGGCGGAACCACTCGGGGTGTTCGGTGACGTACGGGTGATCGGGGGAGCATTGAAACGCCAGATCGAGCGCGACCTCGAGCCCGTGCCGCCGGGCGCTCGCGACGAGCCGATCGAAATCGGCGAGCGTCCCAAGGTCTGGGTGCACGGCCTTGTGTCCGCCCTCCGACGCACCGATCGCCCAGGGGCTTCCGGGATCGCCCGGCGCCGCCGTCTCCGCGTTGTTCTTCCCCTTCCGGAGCGTGCGCGCGATGGGGTGGATCGGCGGGAGGTACAGCACGTCGAACCCCATCGAGGCCACGTAGGGCAGTCGGGCCTCCACGTCGGCGAATGTCGCGTGCCGCCCGGGGGCCGACGCGCACGACCGCGGAAACATCTCGTACCACGCGCCGAACCGCGCCCGCTCCCGGTCCACCTGGACGAGGAGAGGCTTGTCGTACGTTGCGGAGCGCTCGCGATCAGGGTACCGCGCCATCAACCCGGCAAGCTCGTCCGACAGCGCGAGACGAACTCCCGCCTCGCCGCCGCGTCCTAGCACGTTCGCGTGTTCTACGAGGGCGGCGGCGTCCGGGTTCGCCGCGCGCCGGACCGCCGCGCGAACCAGCGCGGCGCCGATCTCGAGCTCCACGGCGACGTCCTGCCCGGCCTCCACGCGCCGCGACAGATCGCGTGCCCACGACGCGAACCGATCCACCCACCCCTGAAGGGTGTACCGGTACCGCCCGGGCTCGGACACCGTGAACTCGGCGCGCCACCGGTCGTTGCCGAGGAGCGTCATCGGCGCCTCGGTCCACTGGCGCGCCTCATCCCGCCGGTACAACAGGGCCGCGGCGAGCACGTCGTGACCGTCCGCGAAGATGTCCGCCTCGACGACGACCTGCTCGCCCACCGCGCGCTTGATCGCAAATCGGCCGCAATCGACCTCGGGCACCACGTGCTCGATGACGACGCGAGGCGCGTTGTCCACTACCGCCACCCACCCTGTGTTCACTGCCCGGACTTGGTCCGGGGGCGTTGTGAAACGCGGAGCCGAGCTCGGTGGCCGCAATGTGCCGCGGCGATCCCAGACGGCACACCCGTCCCCCGCCTGCCGGTAGCGTCACTTCGTCGCAGGAACTGGAACGACTCTATTCTACTTCATACCCAACACAAGGTCGGCCGAGGTGTGGCCCCGGGGACCCCCGTGCGCCGCCCTGCAGGAGCGGGAGGGACCCACGACAGGGTACCGGAAAACCGGCCGCGGAGCACGTCGTCGCCACCACCACCATCACGCTCGAATAGCCACGCCTCGCCGGCTAGGTGTAGTGCTCATGGACGTTGTTTGCACACAGCCATGGGACTGCGGCCGTCGATCGCGACATGCAGCGCTTCATACCCCAAACCCCGATGGCGCGACGGGGCCGCCCCCCGGCCGTGGACCCGATGGCCGTCCCCCG
The window above is part of the bacterium genome. Proteins encoded here:
- a CDS encoding alpha-1,4-glucan--maltose-1-phosphate maltosyltransferase, producing MDNAPRVVIEHVVPEVDCGRFAIKRAVGEQVVVEADIFADGHDVLAAALLYRRDEARQWTEAPMTLLGNDRWRAEFTVSEPGRYRYTLQGWVDRFASWARDLSRRVEAGQDVAVELEIGAALVRAAVRRAANPDAAALVEHANVLGRGGEAGVRLALSDELAGLMARYPDRERSATYDKPLLVQVDRERARFGAWYEMFPRSCASAPGRHATFADVEARLPYVASMGFDVLYLPPIHPIARTLRKGKNNAETAAPGDPGSPWAIGASEGGHKAVHPDLGTLADFDRLVASARRHGLEVALDLAFQCSPDHPYVTEHPEWFRRRPDGTVQYAENPPKKYQDIYPFDFETAGWRALWEELRSIVRCWVDRDVRIFRVDNPHTKPFAFWEWLIAETQREHPDVIFLAEAFTRPRVMYRLAKLGFTQSYTYFTWRNTRAELESYLTELTATPVREYFRPNFFTNTPDILHAYLQDGGRPAFIVRFVLAATLAASYGIYGPPFELCERRPAAPGSEEYLDSEKYQLVHWDIDRPDSLKDLIARVNGIRREHPALWGDWSLRFHGMDNPSLICYSKTAPAQADVVLVIVNLDPHHVQRGWTALDLPALGLRPEEPYVVRDLLSGAQFTWQGGRNYVELAPDALPAHIFHVTPGGTP